One stretch of Streptomyces sp. MMBL 11-1 DNA includes these proteins:
- a CDS encoding LysE family translocator has product MVEPSGVLGVALVALGMVLTPGPNMIYLVSRSITQGRRAGVVSLGGVAVGFLVYLLATNLGLSVVFLAVPELYVAVKLAGAGYLAYLAWAALRPGGVSVFAPDEDMPRDSPRRLFTMGLMTNLLNPKIAIMYLSLIPQFISLEAGNILLQGFVLGSVQIAVALTVNLGIVLAAGAIAVFLARRPSWLRAQRYLMGTALGLLAVSVATDTSAPAASG; this is encoded by the coding sequence ATGGTTGAGCCGAGCGGGGTGCTGGGGGTCGCGCTGGTTGCCCTGGGCATGGTGCTCACCCCGGGTCCGAACATGATCTATCTCGTCTCCCGGAGCATCACCCAGGGGCGGCGTGCGGGAGTGGTGTCCCTGGGCGGCGTGGCCGTGGGGTTCCTGGTCTATCTGCTGGCCACGAATCTCGGCCTGTCGGTGGTCTTCCTGGCGGTGCCCGAGCTGTACGTGGCCGTGAAGCTGGCCGGCGCGGGCTATCTGGCCTATCTGGCCTGGGCCGCGCTGCGGCCCGGGGGCGTGTCCGTCTTCGCCCCCGATGAGGACATGCCGCGCGACTCCCCGCGCAGGCTGTTCACGATGGGCCTGATGACGAATCTGCTCAATCCGAAGATCGCCATCATGTACCTCTCCCTCATCCCGCAGTTCATCAGCCTGGAGGCGGGAAACATCCTCCTCCAGGGCTTCGTGCTGGGCTCCGTCCAGATCGCGGTGGCGCTCACCGTCAACCTGGGCATCGTCCTGGCGGCGGGGGCCATCGCCGTCTTCCTCGCCCGCCGCCCCTCCTGGCTCCGCGCCCAGCGCTACCTGATGGGCACCGCCCTGGGCCTGCTCGCCGTTTCGGTCGCGACGGACACCTCCGCACCGGCGGCCTCGGGCTGA
- a CDS encoding helix-turn-helix transcriptional regulator, with product METEEPPRVGLLLREWRRRRKLSQLDLALRADSSTRHLSCVETGRARPSREMVLRLAEHLDVPLRDRNGLLVAAGYAPAYRESPLDSERMAMVRSAVRAMLAGHEPYPAAAIDRIWNIVDRNDAMSLLLGTVPPHLTESGGNVMRLILHPEGLASQCLNFAQVRAHALGRLRHQVDTTGHRDLRELYEEVSAYPAPPDLDADPGPVDPTGIVVPLRIRTPLGDMAFFSTIATFGAPADVTLSELAVESFFPMDEQTDTLLRALAAMGGEGQ from the coding sequence ATGGAGACCGAAGAACCGCCCCGGGTAGGCCTGTTGCTCCGGGAGTGGCGCCGCCGCCGCAAGCTCAGCCAGCTCGACCTGGCGCTGCGGGCCGATTCCTCGACCCGGCACCTGTCCTGCGTGGAGACGGGCCGTGCCCGGCCGAGCCGGGAGATGGTCCTCCGGCTCGCCGAGCACCTCGACGTCCCGCTGCGGGACCGCAACGGCCTGCTGGTGGCCGCCGGTTACGCACCCGCGTACCGGGAGTCGCCGCTCGACAGCGAGCGGATGGCCATGGTCCGCTCCGCTGTCCGGGCGATGCTGGCCGGCCACGAGCCGTACCCCGCCGCCGCGATCGACCGGATCTGGAACATCGTCGACCGCAACGACGCGATGTCCCTCCTGCTCGGCACCGTACCGCCGCATCTGACGGAGTCGGGCGGCAACGTGATGCGGCTGATCCTCCACCCGGAGGGCCTCGCCTCCCAGTGCCTGAACTTCGCCCAGGTCCGTGCCCATGCCCTCGGTAGGCTGCGGCACCAGGTCGACACCACCGGCCACCGCGATCTGCGGGAGCTGTACGAGGAGGTGTCCGCCTACCCGGCCCCGCCGGACCTCGACGCCGACCCCGGCCCGGTGGACCCGACGGGCATCGTCGTGCCGTTGCGTATCCGCACGCCGCTCGGCGACATGGCGTTCTTCAGCACGATCGCCACCTTCGGGGCGCCCGCCGACGTGACTCTCTCGGAACTCGCCGTGGAGTCGTTCTTCCCGATGGACGAGCAGACGGACACCTTGCTGCGTGCCCTGGCGGCGATGGGTGGCGAGGGTCAGTGA
- a CDS encoding aminotransferase-like domain-containing protein — MKDFRSVADAVAAEIAAGRLREGERLPPQREFARRHAIADSTAARVYRELARRGLTVGQVGRGTFVREAPGAPAPAPALSEPADSRVDLELNHPVVPEQAGLLAAGLEKLVRSGHLESVLRPVGAAGTPAAREAAADLLTRGRWRPDPERILFAGNGRQALSAAVAALTRPGARLGVEEFTYPVLKSIAARLGVTLVPLAIDEDGLVPEAVEEAHRADPLHAVYVQPVLHNPLSLTMPARRLDHLADVLLTSGISAVEDAVWAFLRDDLPPLASRAAERTVLVDSLSKRLSPGLSLGFAVAPEAMAGRVAGALRSGGWTPMRFPLEAMVRWQEDGVVATLVRAKQREAGARQELAHRHLGDFRTRGAPSSYYRWWELPSPWRADTFVAAAARHGIAVTPAAAFSAGRPRGPQAVRLGLASPTREVLSRALATLADLARSAPDEFAGE, encoded by the coding sequence GTGAAGGATTTCCGGTCCGTCGCCGACGCCGTGGCGGCGGAGATCGCGGCCGGTCGGCTCCGGGAGGGGGAACGGCTGCCTCCGCAGCGGGAGTTCGCCCGGCGGCACGCCATCGCCGACTCCACCGCCGCCCGCGTCTACCGCGAACTGGCCCGCCGGGGCCTCACCGTCGGCCAGGTCGGCCGAGGCACGTTCGTCAGGGAAGCGCCCGGCGCTCCCGCCCCCGCGCCCGCGCTGTCCGAGCCCGCGGACAGCCGGGTCGACCTGGAGCTCAACCACCCCGTCGTCCCCGAGCAGGCCGGGCTGCTCGCCGCCGGCCTGGAGAAGCTGGTGCGCTCCGGCCATCTGGAGTCGGTGCTCCGCCCGGTCGGGGCCGCCGGTACCCCCGCCGCCCGCGAGGCGGCCGCCGACCTCCTCACGCGCGGGCGATGGCGGCCCGACCCGGAGCGGATCCTGTTCGCCGGGAACGGCCGGCAGGCCCTCTCCGCTGCCGTCGCCGCGCTGACCCGGCCGGGCGCCCGGCTGGGTGTCGAGGAGTTCACCTATCCGGTGCTGAAGTCCATCGCCGCCCGGCTCGGCGTCACCCTCGTTCCCCTGGCCATTGACGAGGACGGCCTGGTCCCGGAGGCGGTGGAGGAGGCGCACCGGGCGGATCCGCTGCACGCCGTCTACGTACAGCCGGTCCTCCACAACCCGCTGTCCCTCACCATGCCCGCGCGGCGGCTCGACCACCTGGCCGATGTACTGCTGACCTCCGGTATCTCTGCGGTCGAGGACGCCGTCTGGGCCTTCCTGAGGGACGATCTGCCGCCGCTCGCCTCGCGGGCCGCCGAGCGGACCGTCCTCGTCGACAGCCTCTCCAAACGTCTCTCCCCGGGGCTGTCCCTCGGGTTCGCCGTCGCCCCCGAGGCGATGGCGGGCCGGGTCGCGGGCGCCCTGCGCTCCGGAGGGTGGACGCCCATGAGGTTTCCCCTGGAGGCGATGGTGCGGTGGCAGGAGGACGGGGTCGTCGCCACGCTCGTACGGGCGAAGCAGCGGGAGGCCGGGGCGCGGCAGGAGCTCGCCCACCGCCACCTCGGCGACTTCCGCACCCGCGGCGCCCCCTCCTCGTACTACCGCTGGTGGGAGCTGCCCAGCCCTTGGCGCGCGGACACCTTCGTCGCCGCCGCCGCACGGCACGGCATCGCGGTGACCCCGGCAGCGGCGTTCTCCGCGGGCCGCCCCCGGGGCCCGCAGGCGGTCCGCCTCGGCCTGGCCTCACCCACTCGGGAGGTCCTCTCCCGGGCCCTCGCGACCCTCGCCGACCTCGCCCGGTCGGCGCCGGACGAGTTCGCGGGGGAGTGA
- a CDS encoding iron-siderophore ABC transporter substrate-binding protein: MLGFTRVRRHTLAATATTVALAVTLVGCSSDGDGDKDGAKDSAKSSGAFPVSIKSSLGTAKIEEKPERIVTLGQGSAETAIALGQTPVGIESYPWGSDKSGYLPWINEAVKKSGDELPKQFTGGEEIDFEAITELEPDVILAPWSGITQKQYDVLKDIAPTVAYPEQAWSTDWDQQIDIIGKALGRTEDTDGLKTKIEKQLADAAATRPNYKDVTFSYIYNSGPGTLGVFKPEEQRVKMVSSLGLKVDPVVNGFKETPGTDSALIGLENAEKLKDSDLVFTFYTDEKNRKEIEGQKLYGAIPAIKKGAVVASNDNSFVTASSIINPLTVPWTIERYLPIIDEAIKAAGK, encoded by the coding sequence ATGCTCGGCTTCACCCGCGTGCGCCGCCACACCCTCGCCGCCACGGCCACCACCGTCGCGCTCGCCGTCACCCTGGTCGGCTGCTCCTCGGACGGCGACGGCGACAAGGACGGGGCGAAGGACTCGGCCAAGAGCAGCGGCGCCTTCCCCGTCTCGATCAAGAGCTCGCTCGGCACCGCGAAGATCGAGGAGAAGCCCGAACGCATCGTCACCCTCGGCCAGGGTTCCGCCGAGACCGCGATAGCCCTTGGTCAGACCCCGGTCGGCATCGAGAGCTACCCCTGGGGCAGCGACAAGTCCGGCTACCTCCCGTGGATCAACGAGGCGGTCAAGAAGTCCGGCGACGAACTCCCCAAGCAGTTCACGGGCGGCGAGGAGATCGACTTCGAGGCGATCACCGAGCTGGAGCCGGACGTCATCCTCGCCCCCTGGTCGGGCATCACGCAGAAGCAGTACGACGTCCTCAAGGACATCGCCCCCACGGTCGCCTACCCCGAGCAGGCGTGGAGCACCGACTGGGACCAGCAGATCGACATCATCGGCAAGGCGCTCGGCCGGACCGAGGACACGGACGGTCTCAAGACGAAGATCGAGAAGCAGCTCGCCGACGCCGCGGCCACCCGGCCGAACTACAAGGACGTCACCTTCTCGTACATCTACAACTCCGGCCCCGGCACCCTCGGCGTCTTCAAGCCCGAGGAGCAGCGCGTCAAGATGGTCTCCTCGCTCGGCCTGAAGGTCGACCCGGTCGTCAACGGCTTCAAGGAGACCCCCGGCACCGACTCCGCCCTGATCGGCCTGGAGAACGCCGAGAAGCTCAAGGACAGCGACCTCGTCTTCACGTTCTACACGGACGAGAAGAACCGCAAGGAGATCGAGGGCCAGAAGCTGTACGGCGCGATCCCCGCGATCAAGAAGGGCGCCGTCGTCGCGAGCAACGACAACTCCTTCGTCACCGCCTCCTCGATCATCAACCCGCTGACCGTGCCCTGGACGATCGAGCGCTACCTGCCGATCATCGACGAGGCCATCAAGGCCGCCGGCAAGTAA
- a CDS encoding vWA domain-containing protein — MSANRIQHKVNHVALVVDASGSMYQHQSQLIRVVDEFVAGLKAESDSLGHETRISLYSFDHRVENLVWDMDVKHLPSMRGLYKVNNGATALIEASLKSLDDLGHIWEEYGEHSFLQIVVTDGEENASGGDRRHDGDMTILGPWLDRITAKMNGLPGHWTSAILVPNSLAKRTAQNYGFPAGNIAIWDADSQKGVEDAIGTVRAAATSFLRGREQGVRGTKNLFAVGQDISVDDVRANLEPVAADKYRLLKVDKEMEIRAFVDSHPGVTYERGSCYYQLGTRVQVQPDKEVIVVEKDTDRAYTGEAARNLLFGAGVRGTVSVKAGNNPKLEVYVQSRSVNRKLKADTRLLIML, encoded by the coding sequence ATGTCCGCCAACAGGATCCAGCACAAGGTGAATCACGTCGCTCTGGTCGTGGACGCCTCGGGTTCCATGTACCAGCACCAGAGTCAGCTCATCCGTGTCGTGGACGAGTTCGTGGCGGGGCTGAAGGCCGAGTCGGACAGCCTCGGCCATGAGACGCGGATCAGCCTCTACTCCTTCGACCACCGGGTGGAGAACCTGGTCTGGGACATGGACGTGAAGCACCTTCCGTCCATGCGAGGGCTCTACAAGGTCAACAACGGCGCCACCGCCCTCATCGAGGCCTCACTGAAGTCCCTGGACGACCTGGGGCACATCTGGGAGGAGTACGGCGAGCACAGCTTCCTCCAGATCGTCGTGACGGACGGCGAGGAGAACGCCTCGGGCGGGGACCGCAGGCACGACGGCGACATGACCATCCTCGGCCCCTGGCTCGACCGGATCACCGCGAAGATGAACGGGCTCCCGGGGCACTGGACCTCCGCGATCCTCGTTCCGAACTCCCTGGCGAAGCGCACCGCCCAGAACTACGGCTTCCCGGCCGGCAACATCGCCATCTGGGACGCGGACTCCCAGAAGGGCGTCGAGGACGCGATCGGCACCGTGCGCGCCGCCGCCACCAGCTTCCTGCGCGGTCGCGAGCAGGGCGTGCGCGGCACGAAGAACCTGTTCGCCGTCGGCCAGGACATATCGGTCGACGACGTGCGGGCCAACCTCGAACCGGTCGCGGCCGACAAGTACCGGCTGCTGAAGGTCGACAAGGAGATGGAGATCCGCGCCTTCGTCGACTCGCATCCGGGCGTCACCTACGAACGCGGCTCCTGCTACTACCAGTTGGGCACCCGGGTGCAGGTGCAGCCCGACAAGGAGGTCATCGTCGTCGAGAAGGACACCGACCGCGCCTATACGGGCGAGGCGGCGCGGAACCTGCTGTTCGGCGCCGGGGTCCGGGGGACCGTCTCCGTGAAGGCCGGCAACAACCCCAAGCTGGAGGTCTATGTGCAGAGCCGTTCGGTGAACAGGAAGCTCAAGGCCGATACGCGCCTGCTGATCATGCTCTGA
- a CDS encoding FecCD family ABC transporter permease has protein sequence MATTTVAPPSGAGTSRTGAARPAFLLLLGLAALTALALALCASVMFGSRSTSLGDVVDVLKGTADPNITVIIESRYPRTVLGVLAGLCLAVAGTLMQGVSRNPLAEPGLLGINAGASASIVAATAWLGASGATDTMWWALPGALVAGVLVHVIGSAGTGTSVVRLVLAGAVLTAVLMAFIQAVTLSKPQVFDSYRYWVVGALGGRDFDVFWSVLPFAALGFLLALVLGPGLNALALGDATAIALGSHPGRTRGGGLLAATLLSAAATAAVGPIAFVGLAVPHVVRALVGVDFRAQILFSALLGPTLLLLADVVGRVVMRPTELMVGVVTAFIGAPALLIAVRRMRGTS, from the coding sequence ATGGCAACCACCACGGTCGCACCGCCGAGCGGCGCCGGTACCTCCCGTACCGGCGCCGCTCGGCCGGCGTTTCTCCTGCTCCTCGGCCTGGCCGCGCTGACGGCGCTGGCCCTCGCCCTCTGCGCGAGCGTCATGTTCGGCAGTCGCAGCACCTCGCTCGGTGATGTCGTCGATGTCCTCAAGGGCACCGCCGACCCCAACATCACCGTCATCATCGAGAGCCGCTACCCCCGGACCGTCCTCGGCGTCCTCGCCGGACTCTGCCTCGCGGTCGCGGGCACCCTCATGCAGGGCGTCTCGCGCAATCCGCTGGCCGAACCGGGCCTCCTCGGCATCAACGCCGGCGCCTCCGCGAGCATCGTCGCCGCGACCGCCTGGCTCGGGGCCTCCGGCGCCACCGACACGATGTGGTGGGCGTTGCCCGGAGCGCTGGTCGCCGGCGTCCTCGTCCACGTCATCGGCTCCGCCGGTACGGGGACGAGCGTGGTGCGCCTGGTGCTCGCCGGAGCCGTGCTCACCGCCGTGCTCATGGCGTTCATCCAGGCGGTGACCCTCAGCAAACCGCAGGTGTTCGACAGCTACCGCTACTGGGTCGTCGGAGCGCTCGGCGGCCGGGACTTCGACGTCTTCTGGTCCGTCCTGCCCTTCGCGGCGCTCGGTTTCCTGCTCGCTCTCGTCCTCGGCCCCGGCCTCAACGCCCTGGCCCTCGGCGACGCCACCGCCATCGCCCTCGGTTCGCACCCCGGGCGGACCCGGGGCGGCGGACTGCTCGCCGCCACCCTGCTCAGCGCCGCCGCGACCGCGGCCGTCGGTCCGATCGCCTTCGTCGGCCTCGCCGTCCCGCATGTCGTACGCGCCCTGGTCGGCGTCGACTTCCGCGCCCAGATCCTCTTCTCCGCCCTGCTCGGCCCCACCCTCCTGCTCCTCGCGGACGTGGTGGGCCGGGTCGTCATGCGCCCCACCGAACTCATGGTCGGCGTCGTCACCGCCTTCATCGGCGCGCCCGCGCTGCTCATCGCCGTACGCAGGATGCGGGGCACCTCATGA
- a CDS encoding FecCD family ABC transporter permease, whose product MTVTGQTAPARKAPRAPRGYLVVGRTVAIPMRRASVFAGAGLFVLLLAAAVTTLAWGRLGIDLADLPAALVGDAEGKDRFVFNRLRGPRLTVAIGVGAALGVSGALFQSVTRNPLGSPDVIGLSAGAGAGAAICALMFPDTVPVAIGALLGAILAMALVYVSTGTGFRNPARLVIAGIGVAAMGAAVTQYVVYALERDKASVLTAYVNGSLTARSWTDATTIWLVLLAAAPLTALISRRLDIGEMGDDIAEGLGSEPKKAKTLAVVLAIALSAAAVSVSGPIAFIALTAPQIAKRLTRGSGPHLLLSALTGGLLLVLADLCSQQLVLFDDLPVGIYTMAIGGAYLGYLLVREWRKGVL is encoded by the coding sequence ATGACCGTCACCGGACAGACCGCCCCCGCACGCAAGGCTCCCCGGGCCCCCCGCGGCTATCTGGTCGTCGGCCGCACCGTGGCCATACCCATGCGCCGGGCCTCCGTGTTCGCGGGCGCCGGGCTCTTCGTCCTCCTTCTCGCGGCCGCCGTCACGACGCTGGCCTGGGGGCGCCTCGGCATCGACCTCGCCGACCTGCCCGCCGCGCTCGTCGGTGATGCCGAGGGCAAGGACCGGTTCGTCTTCAACCGGCTGCGCGGGCCCCGCCTCACCGTCGCCATCGGGGTCGGCGCGGCGCTCGGCGTCTCCGGCGCGCTGTTCCAGTCCGTCACCCGCAACCCGCTCGGCAGCCCGGACGTCATCGGGCTCTCCGCCGGAGCCGGCGCGGGCGCCGCGATCTGCGCCCTGATGTTCCCCGACACCGTCCCCGTCGCCATCGGGGCGCTCCTCGGCGCGATCCTCGCGATGGCCCTCGTGTACGTCTCCACCGGCACCGGCTTCCGCAACCCCGCCCGGCTCGTCATCGCCGGGATCGGCGTCGCCGCGATGGGCGCGGCCGTCACCCAGTACGTCGTCTACGCCCTCGAACGCGACAAGGCCTCCGTCCTCACCGCCTACGTCAACGGCAGCCTGACGGCCCGCTCCTGGACCGACGCCACCACCATCTGGCTGGTCCTGCTGGCCGCTGCCCCGCTGACCGCGCTGATCTCCCGGCGGCTCGACATCGGCGAGATGGGCGACGACATCGCCGAGGGGCTCGGCTCCGAGCCGAAGAAGGCCAAGACCCTCGCCGTGGTCCTGGCCATCGCCCTCTCGGCCGCCGCGGTCAGCGTCTCGGGCCCCATCGCCTTCATCGCCCTGACCGCGCCCCAGATCGCCAAACGCCTCACCCGTGGCTCCGGCCCGCACCTGCTGCTCTCCGCCCTCACCGGCGGCCTGCTGCTGGTGCTCGCGGACCTCTGCTCCCAGCAGCTGGTGCTCTTCGACGACCTGCCGGTCGGCATCTACACCATGGCGATCGGCGGCGCGTACCTCGGCTATCTGCTGGTACGGGAATGGCGCAAGGGCGTGCTCTGA